The Desulfohalovibrio reitneri genome contains a region encoding:
- a CDS encoding tetratricopeptide repeat protein, with protein sequence MADKLSRRELLFGLGKRFKARHWKDEWDRMRADQNGNDGRPARPPRRDTREGPPTLLVQGKLEDAEALLLSRLEEDPEDVESRCWLGVCLYRRGQYVRSRCELSRVCRKGGPPAASLHLGLAHARQGDMDKAAEIWRNYFEPDNTAVQREVNLQLALHESGSCTGEECAQAVERALGYPEGEE encoded by the coding sequence GTGGCTGACAAACTCTCCAGACGGGAACTGCTCTTCGGCCTGGGCAAACGGTTCAAGGCCAGGCATTGGAAGGACGAGTGGGACCGCATGCGGGCGGACCAGAACGGCAACGACGGCCGCCCCGCCCGACCGCCCAGGCGCGACACCCGCGAGGGCCCGCCCACCTTGCTGGTGCAGGGCAAGCTGGAGGACGCCGAGGCCCTGCTCCTCTCCAGGCTGGAGGAGGACCCCGAGGACGTCGAGTCCCGCTGCTGGCTGGGGGTCTGCCTGTACCGCCGGGGACAGTACGTCCGCTCCCGCTGCGAGCTTTCCCGGGTCTGCCGCAAGGGAGGGCCGCCCGCGGCCTCCCTGCACCTGGGCCTGGCCCACGCCCGCCAGGGCGACATGGACAAGGCCGCCGAGATCTGGCGCAACTACTTCGAGCCGGACAACACCGCTGTGCAGCGCGAGGTGAACCTGCAGCTGGCCCTGCACGAGTCCGGCTCCTGCACCGGCGAGGAGTGCGCCCAGGCCGTGGAGCGCGCCCTGGGCTACCCGGAAGGGGAGGAGTGA
- a CDS encoding response regulator, whose translation MGNGGQKPKQYDEIVRDFVEEDRGTFIVVSNDQTFLKVFRGTMYKTLALPQGCVEAFAEKARAQKQVKAALAAGNKPLVIIERELEGVLSVEFVSYLRNDYPHLPIIVLTGEIERDGLVLLHEMGVNNFVTKPVSANVMIEKMANTIKPPSRLGELVEAGKRFNAKHDFDKALTVADKVLSLKQDSPAGLMLRGDALKGLGKRQEALAAYEGARRGASMYLEPIKKLVQFYKEEEDLDMQLKYLEELDRLSPLNVDRKVDIGGISLKRGDTDKARGMFDSAKKLATRQAFSKVSTMLKQIAESCMDADPEMAEEYLRQSLETKGDMLDKSDLETFNTLGIVLRRQGRWKDALSEYEKARKVAPEDENLHYNMAMAYVDGKEFDNASKELNKAVKLNPEFGYRSATACFNIGYIYSMAGHDHLAKERLNAALKLDPDHAKAKKLLDKLS comes from the coding sequence ATGGGCAACGGTGGGCAGAAGCCCAAGCAATACGACGAGATAGTACGGGACTTCGTGGAGGAGGACCGGGGAACCTTCATCGTGGTCAGCAACGACCAAACCTTCCTGAAGGTGTTTCGGGGCACCATGTACAAGACCCTGGCCCTGCCCCAGGGCTGCGTGGAGGCATTCGCCGAGAAGGCGCGGGCCCAGAAGCAGGTCAAGGCCGCGCTGGCCGCCGGGAACAAGCCCCTGGTCATCATCGAGCGGGAATTGGAAGGGGTGCTCTCGGTGGAGTTCGTCAGCTACCTGCGCAACGACTACCCCCACCTGCCCATCATCGTCCTCACCGGCGAGATTGAACGCGACGGCCTGGTGCTTCTGCACGAGATGGGGGTCAACAACTTCGTCACCAAGCCGGTTTCGGCCAACGTCATGATCGAGAAGATGGCCAACACCATCAAGCCGCCCTCGCGGCTGGGCGAACTGGTTGAGGCGGGCAAACGCTTCAACGCCAAGCACGACTTCGACAAGGCCCTGACCGTGGCGGACAAGGTGCTCTCCCTCAAACAGGACAGCCCGGCCGGGCTCATGCTGCGCGGCGACGCCCTCAAGGGGCTGGGCAAGCGCCAGGAGGCCCTGGCCGCTTACGAGGGCGCCAGGCGCGGCGCCTCCATGTACCTGGAGCCCATCAAGAAGCTGGTCCAGTTCTACAAGGAGGAAGAGGACCTGGACATGCAGCTCAAATATTTGGAGGAGCTGGACCGCCTCTCCCCCCTCAACGTGGACCGCAAGGTGGACATCGGCGGCATCAGTCTCAAACGGGGGGACACGGATAAGGCCAGGGGCATGTTCGACTCGGCCAAGAAGCTGGCCACCCGCCAGGCCTTCTCCAAGGTCAGCACCATGCTCAAGCAGATCGCCGAGAGCTGCATGGACGCCGACCCGGAGATGGCCGAGGAGTACCTGCGGCAGTCCCTGGAGACCAAGGGAGACATGCTGGACAAGTCGGACCTGGAGACCTTCAACACCCTGGGCATCGTCCTGCGGCGGCAGGGCCGCTGGAAGGACGCCCTGTCCGAGTACGAAAAGGCCAGGAAGGTGGCCCCGGAGGACGAGAACCTGCACTACAACATGGCCATGGCCTACGTGGACGGCAAGGAGTTCGACAACGCCTCCAAGGAGTTGAACAAGGCGGTCAAGCTCAATCCGGAGTTCGGCTACCGCAGCGCCACGGCCTGCTTCAACATCGGCTACATCTACTCCATGGCCGGGCACGACCATCTGGCCAAGGAACGGCTCAACGCTGCCCTGAAGCTTGATCCCGACCACGCCAAGGCCAAAAAGTTGCTTGACAAGCTGTCCTAG
- a CDS encoding class I SAM-dependent methyltransferase, with protein MDELELLVDLHRGAARQGPGGEAETKLALDLARVDRSRPLRIVDIGCGTGASTLLLAKELNAEITAVDFLQEFLDELRSRAHEQGVLDKIATVNCSMDALPFAEGEFDVIWSEGAIYNMGFEAGVSAWRRFLKPGGKLVVSEITWLTAARPPEIQAHWEREYPEVDVASAKLESLERHGYSPGAFFVLPRHCWTEAYYHPLLSRFEGFLDRHGQSEAARRIVAAEKDEIALYERYGAYYSYGVYVSGKVGE; from the coding sequence ATGGATGAACTCGAACTGCTTGTCGACCTTCACCGGGGTGCCGCTCGCCAAGGACCCGGGGGAGAGGCGGAAACGAAACTGGCCTTGGATCTGGCTCGTGTCGATCGCTCCCGGCCGTTGCGAATCGTGGACATCGGGTGCGGCACAGGGGCTTCGACTCTCCTGCTCGCGAAGGAACTCAACGCGGAGATCACCGCGGTGGATTTTCTGCAGGAATTCCTCGACGAATTGCGATCAAGGGCCCATGAGCAGGGGGTGTTGGACAAAATCGCCACAGTGAATTGCTCCATGGATGCCCTCCCTTTCGCGGAGGGGGAATTCGACGTGATTTGGTCCGAAGGGGCCATCTACAATATGGGATTTGAAGCCGGGGTTTCGGCTTGGCGGCGGTTTCTGAAGCCGGGAGGGAAGCTCGTCGTTTCCGAAATAACCTGGCTTACCGCCGCACGGCCCCCGGAAATCCAGGCCCATTGGGAAAGGGAATACCCGGAGGTTGATGTCGCGTCGGCGAAGCTCGAGTCGCTTGAGCGGCATGGCTACAGCCCCGGAGCGTTCTTCGTCCTCCCGAGGCATTGCTGGACCGAGGCGTATTACCACCCATTGCTGAGCCGTTTCGAGGGCTTCCTTGACCGGCATGGACAAAGTGAAGCGGCACGGCGCATCGTTGCGGCGGAAAAAGACGAAATCGCCCTCTACGAACGGTATGGCGCCTATTACAGCTACGGGGTCTACGTTTCGGGCAAGGTGGGAGAGTGA
- a CDS encoding NAD-dependent epimerase/dehydratase family protein translates to MRRVLVTGATGFIGYRVAELLAEEGLTPRLMVRRMPRGTIVSHLRAEPVMGDLRSPDSLRRAVEGCDTVLHLGARASFEPYDTLKPSLIDGSRELARVAAEAGVECLVFAGSLLVYGQVERGGVPIDASTPPAPASDYGKAKLHAEMEMAKVCRNAGMAFASLRLPHVYGARDAVFSAIREGGFIMPGDGENAYGHLHVEDAARQLIETARKRLSVISPCADDRSATWNEFFAQVRRYYPRLRLRKVPRGLAMAGAGCLAAWSRLRGRQSLETPDGVRSFTLSLPVAEGLLWEELGLQPRYPTLYQGVPAVLDDCVSYRWMHPLEDNQG, encoded by the coding sequence ATGCGCCGCGTGCTGGTCACAGGGGCCACAGGCTTCATCGGCTACCGGGTGGCCGAGCTGCTGGCGGAGGAGGGGCTGACGCCCAGGCTGATGGTGCGGCGCATGCCGCGCGGGACCATCGTCTCGCACCTGCGGGCCGAGCCGGTCATGGGCGATTTGCGCAGCCCGGACTCCCTGCGCCGGGCCGTGGAGGGCTGCGACACCGTGCTCCACCTGGGCGCGCGGGCCAGCTTCGAGCCCTACGACACCCTCAAGCCCTCCCTCATTGACGGCTCGCGCGAGCTGGCCCGGGTGGCGGCCGAAGCGGGCGTGGAATGCCTGGTCTTCGCCGGGTCGCTCCTTGTCTACGGCCAGGTGGAGCGGGGCGGCGTGCCCATCGACGCCTCCACCCCGCCCGCTCCGGCCAGCGACTACGGCAAGGCCAAGCTGCACGCCGAAATGGAGATGGCCAAGGTCTGCCGCAACGCGGGCATGGCCTTCGCGTCCCTGCGGCTGCCCCACGTCTACGGCGCGCGCGACGCCGTATTCTCGGCCATCCGCGAGGGCGGCTTCATCATGCCCGGGGATGGGGAGAACGCCTACGGCCACCTGCACGTGGAGGACGCGGCCAGGCAGTTGATCGAGACGGCCCGCAAGCGGCTGTCCGTCATCTCCCCCTGCGCCGACGACCGCTCCGCCACCTGGAACGAGTTCTTCGCCCAGGTGCGGCGCTACTACCCGCGCCTGCGCCTGCGCAAAGTGCCGCGCGGATTGGCCATGGCCGGGGCGGGCTGCCTGGCGGCCTGGTCCAGGCTGCGGGGCAGGCAGTCCCTGGAAACCCCGGACGGGGTGCGCTCCTTCACCCTGAGCCTGCCCGTGGCCGAGGGCCTCTTGTGGGAGGAGCTGGGACTTCAGCCCCGCTACCCCACCCTCTACCAGGGCGTGCCCGCAGTGCTGGACGACTGCGTGTCCTACCGCTGGATGCATCCCCTGGAGGATAACCAGGGCTGA
- a CDS encoding phasin family protein, protein MDVFRKGFFTGLGLGMLAKDEVEKNFSEVFGAARDTAKEGMDEARRQGEDMANQIAEQISKMEMRGEGEVQDVLSKAGLATTAEVQELRTRVEALEKALEEIQGKGGQ, encoded by the coding sequence ATGGACGTTTTCAGAAAAGGATTCTTCACCGGCCTGGGCCTGGGCATGCTGGCCAAGGACGAAGTGGAAAAGAACTTCTCCGAGGTTTTCGGCGCGGCCCGCGACACCGCCAAGGAGGGCATGGACGAGGCCCGCCGCCAGGGCGAGGACATGGCCAACCAGATCGCCGAGCAGATTTCCAAAATGGAAATGCGTGGCGAGGGCGAGGTGCAGGACGTGCTTTCCAAGGCCGGGCTGGCCACCACCGCCGAGGTGCAGGAGCTGCGCACCCGCGTGGAGGCCCTGGAGAAGGCCCTCGAGGAAATCCAGGGCAAGGGCGGGCAATAG
- a CDS encoding ABC1 kinase family protein yields the protein MQNEPFPFRPGQSLLRLKDILFILGRYGFGEVLENLPLPKRVKPKCVECPESPRLALWTKIRRALEELGPTFIKVGQILSVRPDLVPMELCDELKHLQEDVPPEKFEDIAARVEGSLGGGLDTLFAEFSREPLAAASLSQVHRARTHDGRDVAVKVLRPKARSTVAADMDIMEYLAGLIHSRMESLKPAHLPDIASEVRKGLQREMDFLSEARNQMLFTSRFGPEQGVMAPEVIEELTTPDVLVMEYVEAVRLDEYQGPDEKRRQLAQIGLDCVAAQMLDHGFFHADPHLGNLGVNRDGLLVFFDWGMVGRLTPDMRSALVDYLIAMVQGDAEAIARTALEMSVEVPTDLDFQRFLRDVMYYLDKVRTPVAGHANMGRFLLDLTAACREFGVYLRSDYILMARALLSTEAAGRTIDPDFSALDGLKSLAIRHVVKRASMVFSDRPPWRRAEREIRRLGRLPARVEGVLQRLEKGELRLHVQQDFLKDQMEYLRGIAFVIASSLVVASLVIGSSLIYVSDVAPHLWGVPILGLTGFVLSGLFGAWLVWRLLFRKR from the coding sequence ATGCAGAACGAACCATTTCCCTTCCGCCCCGGCCAATCCCTGCTGCGGCTCAAGGACATTCTCTTCATCCTCGGCCGCTACGGCTTCGGGGAGGTGCTGGAAAACCTGCCCCTGCCCAAGCGGGTGAAGCCCAAGTGCGTGGAATGCCCGGAATCCCCCCGGCTTGCCCTGTGGACCAAAATCCGCCGCGCTCTGGAGGAGCTGGGGCCCACCTTCATCAAGGTGGGGCAGATCCTTTCGGTGCGGCCGGACCTGGTGCCCATGGAGCTGTGCGACGAGCTGAAGCACCTGCAGGAGGACGTGCCCCCGGAGAAGTTCGAGGACATCGCCGCGCGAGTGGAGGGCAGCCTGGGCGGCGGCCTGGACACCCTATTCGCGGAGTTTTCCCGCGAGCCGCTGGCTGCGGCGTCCCTCTCGCAGGTGCACCGCGCCCGCACCCATGACGGCCGGGACGTGGCCGTGAAGGTGCTGCGTCCCAAGGCCCGTTCAACCGTGGCCGCGGACATGGACATCATGGAGTACCTGGCCGGGCTCATCCACTCCCGGATGGAATCGCTCAAACCCGCCCATCTGCCGGACATCGCCTCCGAAGTGCGCAAGGGGCTGCAGCGGGAAATGGACTTCCTCAGCGAAGCGCGCAACCAGATGCTCTTCACCTCCCGCTTCGGGCCGGAGCAGGGCGTCATGGCCCCTGAGGTGATCGAGGAGTTGACCACCCCGGACGTGCTGGTCATGGAGTACGTGGAGGCCGTGCGCCTGGACGAGTACCAGGGCCCGGACGAAAAACGCCGCCAGCTGGCCCAGATCGGGCTGGACTGCGTGGCGGCCCAGATGCTGGACCACGGCTTCTTCCACGCCGACCCGCACCTGGGCAACCTGGGCGTGAACCGCGACGGCCTGCTGGTCTTCTTCGACTGGGGCATGGTGGGACGCCTGACCCCTGACATGCGCTCCGCCCTGGTGGACTACCTCATCGCCATGGTCCAGGGCGACGCCGAGGCCATCGCCCGCACCGCCCTGGAGATGTCTGTGGAGGTGCCCACCGACCTGGATTTCCAGCGCTTCCTGCGCGACGTCATGTACTACCTGGACAAGGTGCGCACCCCCGTGGCCGGGCACGCCAACATGGGCCGCTTTCTGCTGGACCTGACCGCCGCCTGCCGGGAGTTCGGCGTCTACCTGCGCTCCGATTACATCCTCATGGCCCGCGCCCTGCTCTCCACCGAGGCGGCCGGACGGACCATCGACCCGGACTTCTCCGCCCTGGACGGCCTCAAGTCCCTGGCCATCCGCCACGTGGTCAAGCGCGCCTCCATGGTCTTTTCCGACCGCCCCCCGTGGCGGCGGGCGGAGCGGGAGATACGCCGGCTGGGGCGGCTGCCCGCCCGCGTGGAGGGGGTGCTGCAGCGGCTGGAGAAAGGGGAGCTGCGGCTGCACGTGCAGCAGGACTTCCTCAAGGACCAGATGGAGTACCTGCGCGGCATCGCCTTCGTCATCGCCTCCTCCCTGGTGGTGGCCTCCCTGGTCATCGGCTCGTCGCTCATCTACGTCTCGGACGTGGCCCCGCACCTATGGGGCGTCCCCATACTCGGCCTGACCGGCTTCGTGCTCTCCGGACTGTTCGGAGCCTGGCTGGTCTGGCGGCTGCTGTTCCGCAAACGCTAA
- a CDS encoding permease — protein MEEQAAIFATIATAIVLEASPFLLLGSLFAAVFELYAEPEALARRLPSSRPGQLLAGLFGGLLLPTCECGTVPLTRRLLAKGVSPRTALAFMLAAPVANPVVLAGTYVAFRGEWSMVLGRLAMVLVPAAALAWAAGEVPVRKLLRARLDASPHGDGCACGCGHEHHHGPAPRGLRAIPRLLALAGQEFLHMAGFLILGALAAAAVKTFLPQDLLFGLASSPVLAIAAMMLLAVLLSVCSEADAFVAAGFASFPMQAQVAFTAIGPMVDLKLLPLYFGVFARPLAVALVVVPAVSVFFLSLAWVWLGGGL, from the coding sequence ATGGAGGAGCAAGCCGCCATCTTCGCCACCATCGCCACAGCCATCGTGCTGGAGGCCTCGCCCTTTCTGCTGCTGGGCTCCCTCTTCGCGGCCGTGTTCGAGTTGTACGCCGAGCCCGAGGCCCTGGCCCGCAGGCTGCCCTCCTCCCGGCCCGGACAGTTGCTGGCCGGGCTCTTCGGCGGTCTGCTGTTGCCTACCTGCGAGTGCGGCACCGTTCCCTTGACCCGGCGGCTGCTGGCCAAGGGAGTCAGCCCGCGCACCGCCCTGGCCTTCATGCTGGCCGCGCCCGTGGCCAACCCGGTGGTGCTGGCGGGCACCTACGTGGCCTTCCGGGGGGAGTGGTCCATGGTGCTGGGGAGGCTGGCCATGGTGCTGGTTCCGGCCGCCGCCCTGGCCTGGGCCGCGGGCGAGGTTCCGGTGCGGAAGCTGCTGCGAGCCCGTCTGGACGCTTCGCCCCATGGCGACGGCTGCGCCTGCGGATGTGGCCACGAGCACCACCACGGCCCCGCCCCGCGCGGCCTCCGCGCCATCCCCCGGCTGCTGGCCCTGGCCGGGCAGGAGTTTCTGCACATGGCCGGTTTCCTCATCCTGGGGGCGCTGGCCGCCGCCGCGGTGAAGACCTTCCTGCCCCAGGACCTGCTCTTCGGCCTGGCCTCCTCGCCGGTGCTGGCCATCGCGGCCATGATGCTGCTGGCCGTGCTGCTTTCGGTCTGCTCCGAGGCGGACGCCTTTGTGGCCGCGGGCTTCGCCTCCTTTCCCATGCAGGCCCAGGTGGCCTTCACAGCCATCGGCCCCATGGTGGACCTCAAGCTGCTGCCCCTCTACTTCGGGGTCTTCGCCCGGCCCCTGGCCGTGGCCCTGGTCGTGGTCCCGGCCGTTTCCGTCTTCTTCCTCTCCCTGGCCTGGGTTTGGCTGGGAGGCGGCCTGTGA
- a CDS encoding metal ABC transporter solute-binding protein, Zn/Mn family, with protein MNKLSGLLLALFLLLPAPAAAEGLSVAVSIPPQEYFARAICGERLEALTVMVPPGAEPHAYEPSPRQVGSLSEADVYFAVGAPFERAWLERFGSISPAMRVVHTDSGIDKIPMGESGHEGHGHEAHGHEEHGHGEHGHGEHGHGEHGHGEHGHGEHGHAEHGNDAHAHESHGHGEPGREAHGHGAYDPHVWLAPEPVRVIADNMLAALVEADPAGAEAYRAGHARLLEEVARTDREVRNILADVPRGAAFLVYHPAFAYFARAYGLREVAIQQAGKEPSPRRLAELTEMAREKGVEAIFVEPQFSTREASIIADRIGAEVVEADPLAADWPDNLKRLARAFRSAAK; from the coding sequence ATGAACAAACTATCCGGATTGCTGCTTGCGCTGTTTCTGCTGCTCCCCGCCCCGGCCGCCGCAGAAGGGCTGTCCGTGGCCGTGTCCATCCCGCCGCAGGAGTATTTCGCCCGCGCCATCTGCGGAGAGCGGCTGGAGGCGCTCACGGTCATGGTGCCACCCGGCGCCGAGCCCCACGCCTACGAGCCGTCGCCCCGCCAGGTGGGCTCCCTTTCGGAAGCGGATGTCTATTTCGCCGTGGGCGCGCCCTTCGAGCGGGCCTGGCTGGAACGTTTCGGCTCCATCAGCCCGGCCATGCGGGTGGTGCATACGGACAGCGGCATCGACAAAATTCCCATGGGGGAGAGCGGCCACGAGGGGCACGGCCATGAAGCCCACGGTCATGAGGAACACGGCCACGGCGAACACGGCCACGGCGAACACGGCCATGGCGAACACGGCCACGGCGAACACGGCCATGGCGAACATGGCCACGCGGAGCACGGCAATGATGCGCATGCTCATGAATCCCACGGCCATGGGGAGCCCGGCCGCGAAGCCCACGGCCACGGAGCGTACGACCCCCACGTCTGGCTGGCGCCCGAACCGGTGCGGGTCATCGCGGACAACATGTTGGCCGCGCTGGTTGAGGCGGACCCGGCGGGCGCGGAGGCGTACCGCGCGGGCCACGCCCGGCTGCTGGAGGAGGTCGCGCGCACGGACCGCGAGGTGCGGAACATCCTGGCGGACGTCCCCCGGGGGGCGGCCTTCCTGGTCTACCACCCGGCCTTCGCCTACTTCGCCCGGGCCTACGGGCTGAGGGAGGTGGCCATCCAGCAGGCGGGCAAGGAGCCCAGTCCCCGCCGCTTGGCCGAGTTGACGGAAATGGCCCGGGAGAAGGGTGTGGAGGCCATCTTCGTGGAGCCGCAGTTCTCCACCCGGGAAGCCTCGATCATCGCGGACCGCATCGGCGCGGAGGTGGTGGAGGCCGACCCCCTGGCGGCGGACTGGCCGGACAACCTCAAGCGGCTGGCGCGCGCCTTCCGCTCGGCGGCCAAATAG
- a CDS encoding metal ABC transporter ATP-binding protein, which yields MSIDVDHLSFSYDGRPVLRDVSLHLGEGEYLAVLGPNGGGKTTLLKLLVGLLRPDEGEIRLFGKPPGKVLDRVGYVPQHGEGNRAFPVRALDVALMGLHLHRPGKGDRERAMEALKRVEMADRAERLFADLSGGEAQRVLIARALASRPDLLLLDEPTSSIDPHGRFCFYEFLAGLARDTTVVVVSHDLSIMASGVTAVACVNRRLLYNPSPELTQEMLSLLYGSHEHTCPADTYMRAVTSLPDLRVREWEDA from the coding sequence ATGTCCATCGACGTCGACCACCTGAGCTTCTCCTACGACGGCCGCCCCGTGCTGCGGGACGTCTCCCTGCACCTGGGGGAGGGCGAGTACCTGGCCGTGCTGGGCCCCAACGGCGGCGGCAAGACCACCCTGCTCAAGCTGCTGGTGGGGCTGCTGCGGCCGGACGAGGGGGAAATCCGCCTCTTCGGCAAGCCCCCGGGCAAGGTCCTGGACCGTGTGGGCTACGTGCCCCAGCACGGCGAGGGCAACCGGGCCTTCCCCGTAAGGGCGCTGGACGTGGCGCTCATGGGGCTGCACCTGCACCGGCCCGGCAAGGGCGACCGGGAGCGCGCCATGGAGGCGCTTAAGCGGGTGGAGATGGCCGACCGGGCGGAGCGGCTCTTCGCCGACCTCTCCGGCGGCGAGGCCCAGCGGGTGCTCATCGCCCGCGCCCTGGCCTCGCGGCCCGACCTGCTGCTGCTGGACGAGCCAACCTCCTCCATCGACCCCCACGGCCGTTTCTGCTTCTACGAGTTCCTGGCCGGGCTGGCCCGGGACACCACCGTGGTGGTGGTCTCCCACGACCTGTCCATCATGGCCTCCGGAGTCACGGCCGTGGCCTGCGTCAACCGCCGCCTGCTCTACAATCCCTCCCCGGAGCTGACCCAGGAGATGCTCTCCCTGCTCTACGGCAGCCACGAGCACACCTGTCCCGCGGACACCTACATGCGTGCCGTGACCAGCCTGCCGGACCTGCGGGTCCGGGAGTGGGAGGACGCGTGA
- a CDS encoding metal ABC transporter permease — MSDLLQALSFPFMQNALAAGVLASIACGLVGCLVVVNRLVFLAGGVAHAAYGGVGLAMLAGLPVLPAAVGFSLASSTAMAAATRRHPQRADTVIGAMWALGMAFGIVCVDFAPQHAGGLMSYLFGSILTVSRGDLLAIALLTLLITGLCLRFYRDFLAFSFDREFARTKGVPVTLLHYLLPAMTALAVVMVVQVVGLILVIALLTIPPALAERRTRSLGSMMALASVLGAAFCVLGVLAAYLLDVTSGAAVIGLAGLCYLADLALGGRKTPEARV; from the coding sequence GTGAGCGACCTGCTCCAGGCCTTGTCCTTCCCCTTCATGCAAAACGCCCTGGCCGCCGGGGTGCTGGCCTCCATCGCCTGCGGGCTGGTGGGCTGCCTGGTGGTGGTCAACCGGCTGGTATTCCTGGCCGGGGGGGTGGCCCACGCCGCCTACGGCGGGGTGGGGCTGGCCATGCTGGCCGGGCTGCCGGTGCTGCCCGCGGCCGTGGGCTTCTCCCTGGCCTCGTCCACGGCCATGGCCGCGGCCACCCGCCGCCACCCCCAGCGGGCGGACACGGTCATCGGGGCCATGTGGGCGCTGGGCATGGCCTTCGGCATCGTCTGCGTGGACTTCGCCCCGCAGCACGCCGGGGGGCTCATGTCCTACCTCTTCGGCTCCATCCTCACCGTCTCGCGGGGCGACCTGCTGGCCATCGCCCTGCTTACCCTGCTGATCACCGGGCTGTGCCTGCGCTTCTACCGTGACTTCCTGGCCTTCTCCTTCGACCGCGAATTCGCCCGCACCAAGGGGGTGCCCGTGACCCTGCTGCACTATCTGCTCCCGGCCATGACCGCCCTGGCCGTGGTCATGGTGGTGCAGGTGGTGGGACTCATCCTGGTCATCGCCCTGCTGACCATCCCCCCGGCCCTGGCCGAGCGGCGCACCCGCTCCCTGGGCTCCATGATGGCCCTGGCCTCGGTCCTGGGAGCGGCTTTCTGCGTGCTGGGGGTGCTTGCGGCCTACCTGTTGGATGTGACCTCCGGCGCGGCGGTCATCGGCCTGGCCGGACTTTGCTACCTGGCCGACTTGGCCCTGGGCGGAAGAAAGACCCCGGAGGCGAGGGTATGA
- a CDS encoding Fur family transcriptional regulator, protein MTESRLRLAGLEPTANRSLVLDLLHRAEGPLSAPELLARVEGRMNKVTLYRILDLLTRHGLVLKHQGSEAAHFCAGVLTQPVDQGPRRHGHFHCRRCGRCFCLGPESLPPAPEPPPPAASVDEVGLTLSGVCRDCEKTSA, encoded by the coding sequence ATGACCGAGTCCCGCCTGCGCCTGGCAGGGCTGGAGCCCACCGCCAACCGCTCCCTGGTGCTGGACCTGCTGCACCGGGCGGAGGGGCCCTTGAGCGCGCCGGAACTGCTGGCGCGGGTGGAGGGGCGCATGAACAAGGTCACGCTCTACCGCATTCTGGACCTGCTCACCCGGCATGGGCTGGTGCTCAAGCACCAGGGCTCGGAGGCGGCCCATTTCTGCGCCGGGGTGCTCACCCAGCCCGTGGACCAGGGGCCGCGCCGCCACGGCCACTTCCATTGCCGCCGCTGCGGCCGATGCTTCTGCCTGGGGCCGGAGAGCCTGCCGCCCGCGCCGGAGCCGCCGCCCCCGGCCGCCAGCGTGGACGAGGTGGGCCTGACCCTGTCCGGGGTGTGCCGCGACTGCGAAAAAACCTCCGCCTGA